One window of Nostoc sp. TCL26-01 genomic DNA carries:
- a CDS encoding AAA-like domain-containing protein encodes MVDQYIFSGSLPENASTYVTREADAQLYEGLKAGKFCYVLNSRQSGKSSLRVRTMQRLRDEGVHCAAVDLSAGGIQNVPPEQWYADLIDNLIDSFALELNFCDWWEENQLNSLVTRFRKFLEKILLTNIKENIVIFIDEIDSVLSLNFPTDDFFALIRACYNKRVDNPEYNRLTFCLLGVASPSNLIEDKQRTPFNIGLAISLNGFQLHEIKPLEKGLYGKFNNPQLVMREILDWTGGQPFLTQKLCQLMFEESEQKHPRSVAAVVRECIIENWESQDEPEHLRTIRDRILRNEQKSGYLLGLYQQILIAEENSKLIENNILEESELHLTGLVIRYKNKLKIYNKIYKSIFNQNWLNQELANLRPYSEAITAWLASQYKDNSRLLQGQALQDAQEWAEGKKLSNEDYHFLTASAKLDRQLILKQLDTTSQEVEQKKREFLDNINYEIRTPLNGMIGFLKLILEGMVDDVEEKNQFIKEAHHLSLHLLNIVNDVLDIAKIEAGKMEIVSTSVNLNELFSDVENFMRPQAEARNLSFQLELPNSEEVIVYGNYQRLLQVMLNLVGNAIKFTYEGNITVSADLINKDKSLEKQIPSMVIVTIRDTGIGVSLNKQDKLFQLFSQVDGSRSRQYGGTGLGLVISQKLIEAMGGEINFFSLGEGLGSTVTFTIPLYQQPVMF; translated from the coding sequence ATGGTTGACCAATACATATTTTCTGGAAGCCTACCTGAAAATGCTAGCACCTACGTCACCAGAGAAGCTGATGCTCAGTTATATGAAGGGCTGAAAGCGGGAAAGTTTTGTTACGTACTAAATTCACGTCAAAGTGGAAAGTCCAGCTTGCGTGTGCGTACCATGCAGAGATTGAGAGATGAAGGTGTACATTGTGCCGCCGTGGATCTTTCTGCTGGTGGGATTCAAAATGTCCCGCCTGAACAATGGTATGCAGATTTGATTGACAATCTCATCGATAGTTTTGCTCTGGAACTAAATTTTTGTGATTGGTGGGAGGAAAATCAGTTAAATTCATTAGTAACCCGATTTCGTAAATTTTTAGAAAAAATCTTACTAACTAATATTAAAGAAAATATCGTTATTTTTATTGATGAAATTGATAGTGTATTAAGTTTGAATTTTCCTACTGATGATTTTTTTGCTTTGATTAGAGCTTGCTATAACAAACGTGTTGATAATCCTGAATATAATCGTCTTACCTTTTGTTTACTAGGAGTGGCATCCCCCAGCAATTTGATAGAGGATAAACAGCGTACTCCGTTTAATATTGGGCTAGCTATCTCTCTCAATGGGTTCCAATTACATGAAATAAAACCATTAGAAAAAGGATTGTATGGTAAATTTAACAATCCTCAATTAGTAATGCGAGAAATTTTAGACTGGACAGGGGGGCAACCATTTCTAACACAAAAGTTGTGTCAACTTATGTTTGAAGAATCTGAGCAGAAACATCCTCGTTCGGTTGCAGCGGTTGTTCGAGAATGTATTATTGAAAATTGGGAATCTCAAGATGAACCTGAACATTTACGGACTATTCGAGATAGAATCCTCAGAAATGAGCAAAAATCTGGCTATTTATTAGGATTATACCAACAAATTTTAATAGCTGAAGAAAACTCGAAGTTAATAGAAAATAATATTTTAGAAGAAAGTGAATTACATCTTACTGGTTTAGTTATTCGATATAAAAATAAATTAAAAATTTATAATAAAATTTATAAATCTATATTTAATCAAAATTGGCTCAATCAAGAATTAGCTAATTTACGTCCATATTCTGAAGCAATAACAGCTTGGTTAGCTTCTCAATATAAAGACAATTCTCGCTTATTACAAGGACAAGCTCTACAAGATGCTCAAGAATGGGCAGAAGGAAAAAAATTGAGTAATGAAGATTATCATTTTTTAACGGCTAGTGCGAAACTAGATAGACAATTAATTTTAAAACAACTTGATACAACATCGCAAGAAGTAGAGCAGAAAAAAAGAGAATTTTTGGACAACATAAATTATGAAATACGTACTCCTCTCAACGGTATGATTGGGTTTTTAAAACTAATTTTAGAAGGCATGGTAGATGATGTAGAAGAAAAGAATCAGTTTATAAAAGAAGCCCACCACCTATCCCTACATCTGCTTAATATTGTTAATGATGTTTTGGATATAGCGAAAATTGAAGCAGGAAAGATGGAAATAGTTAGCACTAGCGTCAACCTCAATGAATTATTTTCTGATGTTGAAAACTTCATGCGTCCTCAAGCAGAAGCAAGGAATCTTAGCTTTCAATTGGAATTACCAAATTCGGAAGAAGTTATTGTTTACGGTAATTATCAAAGATTACTACAAGTAATGCTGAATTTAGTAGGGAATGCCATCAAATTTACATATGAAGGCAATATTACTGTTAGTGCCGATCTTATCAACAAAGATAAATCACTAGAAAAACAAATTCCTAGTATGGTGATAGTCACAATAAGAGACACAGGTATTGGTGTCTCCCTAAATAAACAAGACAAACTATTTCAACTATTCTCGCAAGTAGATGGTTCTCGTAGCCGCCAATATGGTGGTACAGGTTTAGGGTTAGTAATATCTCAAAAATTGATAGAGGCAATGGGTGGTGAAATAAATTTTTTCAGTCTTGGGGAAGGGTTGGGTTCTACTGTCACATTTACTATACCTCTGTATCAACAACCTGTAATGTTTTGA
- a CDS encoding AAA-like domain-containing protein translates to MPDSQEPKQVTNNNAPNSQFGGGLINAGIVNAGRIGGDTYNIHFGQPQGTSANQYTQQQKILILAAIPHGLRLDREIREIEEAIRRATRRDLFEIRIRTAVRPQDIRRAIAEERPFIVHFCGHGLEDGSLLLEDDGGNNKPVSPEGLAALFKLHADYVNCVLLNACYSAKPAHAISQHINYAIGMNQPIGDKAAIVFAQGFYDGLGYENSETQNVFQRAFDEGLVAIQMEDLSQGQIPVLKQKSENNLQFSDEKPGQVSKQELVSNISYSVDSLQRASSTVSTKPITSQRVFISYRSQDPDLSLAQYFYEAIKAAGHQAFMAGERIRLGQSWPQRIDRELELCDYFLLLLSPQSASSEMVTEEVRRVKHLRDLRSECKPVILPIRVNFPWSEPLNYDLRGYLNQIQQREWNSPADTSRILQEVLSLLAGITEGEVFSTDVEEKISLSCSYTPMPVAEPELPEGQVDLASEFYIERPPIESRCKEAILKPGSLIRIKAPRQMGKTSLMARILYQASQQDYLTIPLSFQLADGKVFADLDKFLQWFCVTVGHRLRIPNKIENYWDEIFGTNVNCTLYFEEYLLAEINQPIVLGLDEVDRVFQYPEIANDFFGLLRAWHEDGKNREIWKKLRLVVVHSTEVYIPLNINQSPFNVGLPIELPEFNAEQVFYLALKHGLNWSQTEVEQLMAMVGGHPYLIRVALYHIARKDTTLNILLQTAPTEAGLYSDHLRRHLWNLEQHPELVAAIKKVVTNTIPVRLNQIQCFQLLSMGLLKQQGNDVIPRCNLYRQYFCDRLRVS, encoded by the coding sequence ATGCCGGACTCCCAGGAACCGAAGCAAGTCACCAATAACAATGCACCCAATTCTCAGTTTGGTGGAGGGTTGATTAACGCAGGTATAGTAAATGCTGGGCGCATAGGCGGCGACACTTATAATATTCACTTTGGACAGCCGCAGGGGACATCAGCAAATCAGTATACCCAGCAGCAGAAAATCTTGATTTTGGCAGCAATCCCTCATGGTTTGCGTTTGGATCGAGAGATCAGAGAAATTGAGGAAGCCATACGACGAGCCACAAGACGGGATTTATTTGAGATTCGCATTAGAACGGCTGTACGTCCTCAAGATATTCGTCGTGCGATCGCAGAAGAACGTCCTTTCATCGTTCATTTCTGCGGACATGGCTTGGAGGATGGCAGTTTGTTACTGGAAGATGATGGTGGGAACAACAAACCCGTTTCACCAGAAGGATTAGCAGCGCTGTTTAAATTACACGCCGATTATGTCAACTGTGTCTTACTCAATGCTTGTTATTCAGCTAAACCCGCTCATGCTATTAGCCAACATATTAATTATGCAATTGGCATGAACCAGCCCATTGGTGACAAAGCTGCAATTGTATTTGCTCAAGGATTTTATGATGGTTTAGGTTACGAAAACTCAGAAACTCAAAATGTATTCCAAAGAGCTTTTGACGAGGGTTTAGTTGCAATTCAAATGGAAGACCTTTCACAAGGACAAATACCAGTTTTAAAGCAGAAGTCAGAGAACAACTTACAATTTAGTGATGAAAAGCCGGGACAAGTATCTAAACAAGAACTTGTTTCAAATATCTCATATTCAGTTGACTCTCTTCAAAGAGCTTCTTCCACTGTCTCAACAAAACCCATAACTAGTCAGCGAGTTTTCATCAGTTATCGCAGTCAAGATCCAGATTTAAGCCTTGCCCAATATTTCTACGAAGCTATCAAAGCGGCTGGTCATCAAGCATTCATGGCAGGAGAGAGAATTCGTTTAGGGCAAAGCTGGCCTCAACGCATTGATAGAGAATTAGAATTATGTGATTACTTCTTACTGCTGTTGTCTCCACAATCAGCCAGCAGTGAGATGGTTACAGAAGAAGTGAGACGGGTAAAACATTTACGAGATTTACGGTCAGAATGTAAACCAGTAATTCTGCCCATTCGTGTTAACTTTCCTTGGAGCGAACCACTAAATTATGATTTAAGAGGTTATTTAAATCAAATTCAGCAAAGAGAGTGGAACTCGCCTGCTGATACTTCTAGAATCTTGCAGGAAGTCTTGAGTTTACTCGCAGGTATTACGGAAGGTGAAGTCTTCAGTACTGACGTAGAGGAAAAAATCAGCCTTTCGTGTTCATATACACCTATGCCAGTAGCAGAACCCGAATTACCTGAAGGGCAGGTGGATTTAGCTTCAGAGTTTTACATTGAACGTCCTCCTATTGAATCTCGTTGCAAGGAAGCAATTTTAAAGCCAGGTTCTCTAATTCGTATTAAAGCTCCTCGGCAAATGGGAAAGACCTCGCTTATGGCTAGGATTCTTTATCAAGCTTCACAACAAGATTACTTAACTATTCCTTTAAGTTTTCAATTAGCAGATGGAAAAGTCTTTGCTGATTTGGACAAATTCCTTCAGTGGTTTTGCGTCACTGTGGGACACAGACTTAGAATCCCTAATAAAATAGAAAATTACTGGGATGAAATTTTTGGCACTAATGTCAACTGCACTTTATATTTTGAAGAGTATCTTCTAGCAGAAATCAACCAACCCATAGTTTTGGGATTAGATGAGGTTGATCGTGTTTTTCAATATCCCGAAATTGCCAATGACTTTTTCGGACTTTTACGTGCTTGGCATGAGGATGGAAAAAATCGGGAAATATGGAAAAAGTTGCGGTTGGTAGTGGTGCATTCCACTGAAGTTTATATTCCACTTAATATAAATCAATCACCATTTAATGTAGGTTTACCGATTGAATTACCAGAATTTAATGCTGAACAGGTGTTTTATCTGGCACTAAAGCATGGACTCAATTGGAGTCAGACTGAAGTTGAGCAGCTAATGGCAATGGTAGGAGGGCATCCTTATCTTATAAGGGTTGCACTTTATCATATTGCTCGGAAAGATACTACGCTCAATATATTGTTGCAAACTGCACCTACAGAAGCTGGTCTTTATAGTGATCATTTGCGACGGCATTTATGGAATTTAGAGCAACATCCGGAATTAGTTGCTGCTATCAAAAAGGTAGTTACGAATACTATACCTGTACGGTTGAACCAAATACAGTGCTTTCAATTACTCAGTATGGGATTGCTTAAACAGCAAGGAAATGATGTTATACCGCGTTGTAATTTATATCGCCAGTATTTTTGTGATCGTCTAAGAGTCAGCTAA
- a CDS encoding AAA-like domain-containing protein: MKITQPPAYEYHVGGSLPVDAPSYIKRQADQDLYEGLIAKDYCYVLNSRQMGKSSLWIQTMKRLQSENIACAAIDLTKIGSHIVTQEQWYAGIIRILMSSFALSQKLNLRSWLLERDRLSPVQRLSEFIEEILLAEITQEIVIFVDEIDSVLSLKFSNDDFFALIRYCYNARVVNPVYKRLTFCLLGVATPSDLIKDKKRTPFNIGRAIELKGFKLHEAFPLTEGLPRKLSNPEIILQEILNWTGGQPFLTQKLCKLIQGYDKRLNVQDLVQSHIIKSWESQDEPEHLKTIRDRILRNEQRAGRLLGLYQQILQSGEVTTDKSSEQIELRLSGLVVEEQGKLRVYNRIYESVFNQSWVENRLADLRPYAEAITAWLISKRTDESRLLRGQALQDAQAWALGKNLSDEDHHFLNAGQALENREYQNALKLHTFRFKKGKASSLPELIAMCDQYPDEAQDYLYNNDITQWLLGQGRTDLGNLSRKIINSYTQKNRKGLEIFVRELCKSVGSPPNPIVFVQPDKLDLGEIPVGYQTNINFEVFTKGRGFVWGDVKLEGYLPGISLLPEINSNNLREFSISLDTLAVTQGNYEGYIVFQLEGISQICRTFLKYTVRNIYIQLEPEQINFGNLTFVEKNIHFLQRALKITCISRFGKVEGRIKGNIYNFPKEIEISPDSFEDKEVDLTIKLVPTFIQAGKYEDKITLTTNIGQFEVSVKFKKGIQWVTIIQNIIRFAIILGILMYVIRSILNFWIQVDNVWFLSYTKNGITIVSDINFAEKCILNINKEQAINNINLFSVLTGFVLAIFTPLINPYYRKIIKNYIQNLDFRLVLFTLLCLGFLIYTVAGGFGKDFFSSITFVALFIIDLIAYSFTLISVKQPAWGWSLLGVLIGGILGIFQALKTTNQYSFIPKITFVGFITIITLAVAGYLATNFIKDTCYFISNN; encoded by the coding sequence ATGAAGATAACACAACCCCCAGCTTATGAATATCATGTCGGAGGGAGTTTGCCAGTTGATGCTCCCAGTTATATCAAGCGACAAGCAGACCAGGATTTGTATGAAGGTTTAATAGCTAAGGACTATTGTTATGTACTAAACTCACGGCAAATGGGCAAGTCTAGCTTGTGGATTCAAACAATGAAAAGACTGCAAAGTGAAAATATTGCTTGTGCTGCAATTGACTTGACGAAGATTGGCAGTCATATCGTTACACAAGAACAGTGGTATGCAGGTATAATCCGTATCTTGATGAGTAGCTTTGCTCTTTCTCAGAAACTTAATTTACGAAGTTGGTTGTTAGAGCGAGATCGCCTTTCTCCTGTGCAGAGGTTAAGTGAATTTATTGAAGAAATATTATTAGCTGAAATTACTCAGGAAATTGTTATTTTTGTAGATGAAATTGATAGTGTACTTAGTTTAAAATTCTCGAATGACGACTTTTTTGCTTTAATTAGGTATTGTTATAACGCGCGGGTTGTTAATCCAGTATACAAACGCCTTACATTCTGTTTACTAGGAGTAGCTACTCCCTCTGATTTAATTAAAGATAAAAAGCGTACTCCATTTAATATAGGTCGAGCAATTGAATTAAAAGGTTTTAAATTGCATGAAGCTTTCCCTTTAACGGAAGGATTGCCAAGAAAACTTAGTAACCCAGAAATAATTTTACAAGAGATTTTAAATTGGACAGGCGGTCAACCATTTCTTACGCAGAAGCTCTGTAAGTTAATTCAAGGTTATGATAAAAGATTGAATGTACAAGATTTAGTTCAATCCCATATAATCAAGAGTTGGGAATCACAGGATGAGCCAGAGCATTTGAAAACGATACGTGACCGTATTTTAAGAAATGAACAGCGTGCAGGGCGTTTACTAGGTTTATATCAGCAAATTTTACAGAGCGGAGAAGTTACAACAGATAAAAGTTCAGAGCAAATAGAATTACGGTTATCAGGATTGGTAGTTGAGGAGCAAGGTAAGTTAAGAGTTTACAATCGGATCTATGAGTCTGTTTTTAATCAGAGTTGGGTTGAAAATAGATTAGCAGATTTGCGACCATATGCTGAGGCAATAACAGCTTGGCTTATATCTAAGCGTACTGATGAATCAAGGTTATTGCGAGGTCAGGCTTTGCAAGATGCTCAGGCGTGGGCATTAGGTAAAAATTTAAGTGATGAGGATCATCACTTTTTAAATGCAGGACAAGCTCTGGAAAATCGAGAGTATCAAAATGCTTTAAAATTGCACACTTTTAGGTTTAAGAAAGGAAAAGCATCATCATTGCCTGAATTAATTGCTATGTGTGATCAATATCCTGATGAAGCACAAGATTATCTATATAATAACGATATTACACAATGGCTGTTAGGGCAAGGAAGAACAGATTTAGGAAATTTATCCCGAAAAATAATTAATTCTTATACACAAAAAAATAGGAAAGGTTTGGAGATATTTGTTCGAGAACTTTGTAAAAGTGTAGGAAGTCCTCCTAATCCAATAGTATTTGTACAACCAGATAAACTTGATTTAGGTGAAATTCCAGTTGGATATCAAACAAATATTAATTTTGAAGTTTTTACAAAAGGGCGTGGTTTTGTATGGGGAGATGTAAAATTAGAAGGTTATCTTCCAGGCATTTCTTTACTTCCAGAAATTAATTCTAACAATTTAAGGGAATTTTCTATTTCTCTAGATACTCTTGCTGTGACTCAAGGTAATTATGAAGGCTATATCGTATTTCAACTAGAAGGTATAAGTCAAATATGCCGAACTTTTTTAAAATATACAGTACGAAATATTTATATTCAGCTAGAGCCAGAGCAAATAAACTTTGGAAACCTTACTTTTGTAGAAAAAAATATCCACTTTTTACAAAGAGCATTGAAAATTACTTGCATAAGTAGATTTGGTAAAGTTGAAGGAAGAATTAAAGGTAATATTTATAATTTTCCGAAAGAAATTGAGATAAGCCCTGATAGTTTTGAAGATAAAGAAGTTGATTTAACAATAAAGCTAGTTCCAACTTTTATACAAGCTGGAAAATATGAAGATAAAATTACTTTAACAACTAATATTGGTCAATTTGAAGTAAGTGTAAAATTTAAGAAAGGTATACAATGGGTGACGATTATTCAAAATATTATTAGGTTTGCTATTATTTTAGGAATATTAATGTACGTAATTCGTAGTATTTTGAATTTTTGGATTCAAGTAGATAATGTCTGGTTTTTGTCATATACGAAAAACGGAATTACTATTGTTTCAGATATTAATTTTGCAGAAAAGTGTATTTTGAATATAAATAAGGAACAAGCTATAAACAATATAAATTTATTTTCTGTTTTGACAGGATTTGTTTTAGCTATATTTACACCTTTAATTAATCCATATTATCGAAAAATTATTAAAAACTATATACAGAATCTAGATTTTAGATTAGTATTATTTACATTATTATGTCTTGGATTTTTGATTTATACAGTTGCTGGAGGATTTGGTAAGGATTTTTTTAGTTCAATAACTTTTGTAGCATTATTTATAATTGATTTAATTGCATATTCTTTTACTTTGATATCTGTAAAACAACCAGCATGGGGATGGTCATTACTAGGTGTTTTAATAGGTGGTATTTTAGGTATTTTCCAAGCACTAAAAACTACAAATCAGTATAGTTTTATACCAAAAATTACATTTGTTGGCTTTATTACAATTATCACTCTAGCCGTCGCTGGTTATTTAGCAACAAATTTTATAAAAGATACTTGCTATTTTATTTCTAATAATTAA
- a CDS encoding SH3 domain-containing protein, whose protein sequence is MEDLIKKIISKHPKSTAVGIFVFLFFICSTTIINTPQSSNKYHPEIKSAEIDSDTDSSSTDLTYPEKAEEDSKYQDEPKSDSSHSLNETIPALVKKTGSDFSYETPGNVQLNDKEILVTYVRTEKCNEELPENIWQQEWEAKFDLTSNTWTDKVREISSCLGKSKQDWINFNTHPSRFSIETESSQIIIRADAQDYDNSLIMKDTLVIKYANPKLVTTNEQITHQSSTDNRVVQAGDGYANLRSYPSTEVEVLAKIPNGTSVTILSEETNSAGQVWYKVQVDDKIGWLYSGLVN, encoded by the coding sequence ATGGAAGACTTAATCAAAAAAATTATATCTAAGCATCCAAAATCGACTGCTGTAGGTATTTTTGTTTTTCTATTTTTTATTTGTTCTACAACAATCATAAATACACCTCAATCGTCGAACAAATATCATCCAGAAATTAAATCAGCAGAGATAGATTCAGATACTGACTCATCTTCCACTGATTTAACTTATCCTGAAAAGGCTGAGGAAGACTCAAAATACCAAGATGAACCTAAATCAGATTCATCACATTCACTAAATGAAACGATTCCTGCATTAGTTAAGAAAACTGGATCAGACTTTTCTTATGAAACCCCAGGTAATGTACAGCTAAATGATAAAGAAATACTTGTTACTTATGTACGTACTGAGAAGTGTAATGAAGAACTGCCTGAAAATATATGGCAACAAGAATGGGAAGCCAAGTTCGATTTAACCTCCAATACGTGGACTGATAAAGTAAGAGAAATAAGTAGTTGCTTGGGTAAATCAAAGCAAGACTGGATAAACTTTAATACTCATCCGAGCAGATTCAGTATTGAAACTGAAAGTAGTCAAATAATCATTAGGGCTGATGCTCAAGATTATGATAATTCACTTATTATGAAAGACACATTAGTTATAAAGTATGCTAATCCAAAACTTGTAACTACTAATGAACAGATAACTCATCAATCTTCTACTGATAATCGAGTTGTTCAAGCTGGTGATGGTTATGCAAATTTACGGAGCTACCCAAGCACAGAAGTTGAAGTCCTAGCAAAAATCCCAAATGGTACTTCAGTAACTATCTTGAGTGAAGAAACAAATAGTGCTGGTCAGGTTTGGTACAAAGTTCAGGTTGATGATAAGATTGGTTGGCTTTATTCAGGATTAGTAAATTAA
- a CDS encoding IS5 family transposase — MSKAYRSNLSWEQWELVANLFPEAKVGGRPRKIALFAVVNAILYVLCEGCTWRGLPGDFPAWSTVYGYFWRWSKDGTWLKVHDQLYQWVRVDALREPSPSEAAVDSQSVETATMISIDVGYDAGKKIHGRKRHLSVDLLGLVLRVLVTSASLPEREGAKLVLQRVHDTGHQVKRLNTIWMDGGYRGEEFMRWVMDMFRWIVEIVLRPLEKKGFVHLPKRWVVERTFGWLNWCRRLSKDYEKLPQTSETFIYIAMIRIMVRRLA, encoded by the coding sequence ATGAGTAAAGCATACCGTAGCAATCTGTCATGGGAACAGTGGGAACTAGTTGCAAACCTTTTCCCAGAAGCAAAAGTTGGTGGTCGTCCCCGAAAAATAGCATTATTTGCTGTAGTCAATGCGATTCTTTATGTACTGTGTGAGGGGTGTACATGGCGAGGTCTACCTGGGGATTTTCCAGCGTGGTCAACAGTTTATGGTTATTTCTGGAGATGGAGTAAAGATGGTACATGGTTGAAGGTTCATGACCAACTCTACCAGTGGGTAAGAGTAGACGCTCTGCGTGAACCTAGCCCATCAGAAGCGGCAGTTGATAGCCAATCAGTAGAAACAGCAACGATGATATCTATTGATGTTGGTTACGATGCAGGTAAAAAAATTCATGGGCGTAAACGCCATTTGAGTGTAGATTTACTGGGTTTAGTTTTACGGGTTTTGGTGACATCTGCAAGCCTTCCAGAACGTGAAGGTGCAAAACTTGTTCTCCAACGAGTTCACGATACTGGTCATCAGGTAAAACGATTGAACACCATTTGGATGGACGGAGGATACCGCGGCGAAGAATTTATGCGTTGGGTGATGGATATGTTTCGCTGGATTGTTGAAATTGTTCTTCGACCATTGGAGAAAAAAGGTTTTGTCCATTTACCAAAGCGCTGGGTTGTTGAGCGCACTTTCGGGTGGCTTAATTGGTGTCGGCGTTTAAGTAAGGATTACGAAAAATTACCTCAAACCTCGGAGACATTTATCTATATTGCCATGATTCGTATTATGGTCAGACGACTAGCATGA
- a CDS encoding helix-turn-helix transcriptional regulator: MNKKMYCRLAVLMAEKDPQLSQRQLARDTGLDVTTINRLFTNSFSRVDVSTVETLCNYFDRTVGDLFEMRDPQDIPQRRTKRQLSSSNEEAA; encoded by the coding sequence ATGAATAAAAAGATGTATTGTCGATTAGCTGTTTTGATGGCAGAAAAAGATCCCCAGTTGTCCCAACGACAACTGGCAAGAGATACTGGCTTAGACGTGACTACTATTAATCGTTTGTTCACCAACAGTTTCAGTCGCGTGGATGTTAGTACAGTTGAAACCCTATGTAATTACTTTGATCGAACCGTCGGGGATCTTTTTGAAATGAGAGATCCACAAGATATTCCTCAAAGGCGTACCAAAAGGCAACTCTCATCTAGCAATGAAGAGGCGGCATGA